One Gemmatimonadota bacterium DNA window includes the following coding sequences:
- a CDS encoding RNA-binding S4 domain-containing protein has translation MRVDLFLKRSRIIKQRDAAKKACDRGMVTISGRSAKPGHQVAAKDIVVVAWPDRRLEFEVLNVPEGNVSKDRAQSMYHVLSDERLSDDVSGFEAC, from the coding sequence ATGAGAGTAGATCTCTTTCTGAAACGGTCCCGCATCATCAAACAGCGGGACGCCGCCAAGAAGGCCTGTGACCGGGGTATGGTCACCATTTCCGGGAGGTCCGCGAAACCCGGCCATCAGGTCGCGGCGAAGGACATCGTCGTCGTGGCCTGGCCCGACAGAAGGCTGGAATTCGAAGTGTTGAACGTCCCGGAAGGCAACGTTTCGAAAGACCGGGCGCAATCCATGTATCACGTCCTCAGCGACGAACGCCTGAGCGATGACGTTT